From Sparus aurata chromosome 9, fSpaAur1.1, whole genome shotgun sequence, a single genomic window includes:
- the LOC115588649 gene encoding uncharacterized protein LOC115588649: MSISGWRASTTGSKLRQAINAIAEMGEMPLEIRRHKLGLRYLMKLKGQNEMIPTKNLLNEHWEFMGISKKAKTNFAEKLKSVVREIGMVDISVCPPVCRPVVPAWLIPDPMVDLKLLNKSKTRMSEDVVKEVKIWQQLKWGDHLQIYTDGSKDHESGRVAVGISIPEIGYKKGYRISDHMSVFTAEMVAVLWALRWIEENKQGNSIICSDSAATLTTIKETKSKYRPDVVVEILQSLFRIHKAGYEVGFLWVPAHMGVKGNEEADEMAKKAVKEERVQIHLQYGAPEYTERINRFLKEKWQKSWEKERKGRAYFIVQQSVSKSKCTIKCNRKDSVLLS, translated from the coding sequence ATGTCCATTTCCGGTTGGCGCGCATCTACCACTGGAAGTAAACTCAGGCAAGCGATCAACGCCATTGCCGAAATGGGAGAGATGCCGTTAGAAATTAGAAGACATAAACTTGGTTTGAGATATTTAATGAAGCTTAAAggacaaaatgaaatgataccAACAAAAAACCTTCTGAATGAGCACTGGGAGTTTATGGGAATATCAAAAAAGGCTAAAACAAATTTTGCGGAAAAATTAAAATCGGTGGTACGGGAAATTGGAATGGTGGATATTAGTGTCTGTCCTCCAGTATGTCGACCAGTTGTTCCAGCATGGTTAATTCCAGATCCCATGGTTGACCTAAAGTTGttgaataaaagcaaaacaaggaTGTCAGAAGATGTAGTAAAGGAGGTTAAAATCTGGCAGCAACTAAAATGGGGAGACCACCTACAAATTTACACAGATGGGTCAAAGGATCATGAAAGTGGAAGAGTGGCAGTTGGTATTAGCATACCTGAAATCGGTTATAAAAAAGGATATAGAATTTCAGATCATATGTCAGTCTTCACAGCAGAAATGGTGGCAGTTCTGTGGGCATTAAGATGGATTGAGGAAAATAAACAGGGAAATTCAATCATATGCAGTGATTCAGCTGCAACCTTAACTACAATAAAAGAAACTAAATCCAAGTACAGACCTGATGTAGTGGTAGAAATTTTACAGTCTCTTTTCAGGATACACAAAGCAGGGTATGAGGTGGGATTTCTTTGGGTTCCAGCACATATGGGTGTGAAGGGGAACGAGGAGGCGGATGAGATGGCAAAAAAGGCGGTCAAGGAGGAAAGAGTTCAAATTCACTTACAATATGGAGCACCAGAGTACACAGAAAGAATAAACCGATTTTTAAAAGAGAAGTGGCAAAAATCTTgggagaaggaaaggaagggaagGGCATACTTTATAGTGCAGCAGAGTGTAAGTAAAAGCAAGTGCACCATTAAATGTAATAGAAAAGACTCTGTATTACTCTCATGA